Proteins encoded by one window of Chondromyces crocatus:
- a CDS encoding cytochrome P450 family protein — translation METRASQEQPRALRAVTEDVSRRDAQGGESIPVLNVGDPEFLGGAYEAYEALREKGPVVRVAIPVSTGSDEEENPEGRTAFQEIYGKEVFFLSRYAEVFEALRDERFSSCPHALKSAEELAEEPVVAEELKPLRDSLLTTDAPDHTRLRKLVQPSFTAQAMEALRPRIVQLAQGLLDQAEAAAAARGEKAGERRMDLVEAFAYPLPVTVISELLGIPEADRDRVRHWTEDLLINRGSRGLDKAALGKLQEFSTYLRALFVERRDRPAEDLISRMVHAKEEGDALSEDELLSMVFLIYVAGHVTTVNLIGNGVFALLTHPEQLERFKASPSLSRGVVEETLRFWGPVDTVSGRIAKEDVEIAGTVIPKGSRVMCGLAAASHDPARFDHPEAFDITRPDAGRHVAFGRGIHLCLGAPLARLEGQIAFEVLFDRFPSLRLSRPAEEMSWGHKVLRGFDEIPVLF, via the coding sequence GCGTGCCGTGACGGAGGATGTGTCGAGGCGTGACGCGCAGGGCGGTGAGTCGATCCCGGTGCTGAACGTGGGCGATCCGGAGTTCCTGGGAGGGGCGTACGAGGCGTACGAGGCGCTGCGGGAGAAGGGGCCGGTGGTGCGGGTGGCGATCCCGGTCAGCACGGGATCGGACGAGGAAGAGAACCCGGAGGGGCGCACGGCGTTCCAGGAGATCTACGGCAAGGAGGTGTTCTTCCTGAGCCGGTATGCGGAGGTGTTCGAGGCGCTGCGCGACGAGCGGTTCTCGTCGTGCCCGCACGCGCTGAAGTCGGCCGAGGAGCTGGCGGAGGAGCCGGTGGTCGCCGAGGAGCTGAAGCCGCTGCGGGACAGCTTGCTCACGACCGACGCGCCGGACCACACGCGGCTGCGGAAGCTGGTGCAGCCGAGCTTCACGGCGCAAGCGATGGAGGCGCTGCGCCCGCGGATCGTGCAGCTCGCACAGGGGCTCCTGGACCAGGCGGAGGCGGCGGCGGCGGCGCGCGGGGAGAAGGCGGGAGAGCGCCGGATGGATCTCGTCGAGGCGTTCGCGTACCCGCTGCCGGTGACGGTGATCAGCGAGCTGCTGGGGATCCCCGAGGCGGATCGGGATCGGGTGCGTCACTGGACGGAGGATCTGCTGATCAACCGGGGGAGCCGGGGGCTCGACAAGGCGGCGCTGGGGAAGCTCCAGGAGTTCTCGACGTACCTGCGCGCGCTCTTCGTCGAGCGGCGCGACCGGCCGGCGGAGGATCTGATCAGCCGCATGGTGCACGCGAAGGAGGAGGGGGATGCGCTCAGCGAGGACGAGCTTTTGTCGATGGTCTTCTTGATCTACGTGGCGGGGCACGTGACGACGGTGAACCTGATCGGGAACGGGGTGTTCGCGCTGCTGACGCACCCCGAGCAGCTCGAGCGGTTCAAGGCGTCGCCCTCGCTGTCGCGCGGCGTGGTGGAGGAGACGCTGCGGTTCTGGGGGCCGGTCGACACGGTGTCCGGGCGGATCGCGAAGGAGGACGTGGAGATCGCCGGGACGGTGATCCCGAAAGGGAGCCGGGTGATGTGCGGGCTCGCGGCGGCGAGCCACGACCCGGCGCGGTTCGATCACCCGGAGGCCTTCGACATCACGCGACCCGATGCAGGCCGGCACGTGGCGTTCGGCCGGGGAATCCACCTCTGCCTGGGGGCGCCACTGGCGCGGCTGGAGGGGCAGATCGCGTTCGAGGTGCTGTTCGATCGCTT